From the genome of Gracilinanus agilis isolate LMUSP501 chromosome 2, AgileGrace, whole genome shotgun sequence, one region includes:
- the SSTR4 gene encoding somatostatin receptor type 4 has product MSGPATLAPGVEEAVATGIIGFWTDWPRTPNVSRPPGSMVGEDEGSGAGGEAGMIVIQSIYALVCLVGLVGNALVIFVILRYAKMKTATNIYLLNLAIADELFMLSVPFVASSAALRHWPFGSALCRTVLSVDGLNMFTSVFCLTVLSVDRYIAVVHPLRAATYRRPSVAKLINGGVWLASLLVTLPITIFADTKPTRGGQAVACNLHWPHPAWSAVFVVYTFLLGFLLPVLAIGLCYLLIVGKMRAVALRAGWQQRRRSEKKITRLVLMVVAVFVLCWMPFYVVQLLNLFMPSLDATANHVSLILSYANSCANPILYGFLSDNFRRSFQRVLCLRCCLLDAASAAEEEPLDYYATALKSKGGGCMCPALPCQQEPVHPEPCGKHITLTRTTTF; this is encoded by the coding sequence ATGAGCGGCCCCGCGACACTAGCCCCTGGGGTGGAGGAAGCCGTAGCTACAGGAATAATTGGATTTTGGACCGACTGGCCCAGGACCCCCAATGTCAGCCGCCCCCCAGGAAGTATGGTTGGGGAAGATGAAGGAAGCGGGGCAGGGGGTGAGGCTGGAATGATAGTAATACAGTCCATCTATGCACTGGTGTGTCTGGTGGGGCTGGTGGGTAATGCCTTAGTTATCTTTGTCATTCTGCGATATGCTAAGATGAAGACAGCCACCAATATCTACCTGTTGAATCTGGCCATTGCTGATGAACTCTTTATGCTCAGTGTGCCCTTTGTAGCCTCCTCTGCTGCCCTACGCCACTGGCCCTTTGGCTCTGCCCTCTGCAGGACTGTGCTGAGTGTTGATGGCCTCAATATGTTCACCAGTGTCTTCTGCCTGACAGTGCTCAGTGTAGACCGATATATTGCTGTGGTGCACCCCCTGAGAGCTGCCACCTACCGAAGGCCCAGTGTGGCCAAGCTCATCAATGGAGGAGTGTGGCTGGCATCCTTGCTGGTCACTCTGCCCATTACCATCTTTGCAGATACCAAGCCTACTCGAGGGGGCCAGGCGGTGGCCTGCAACCTGCACTGGCCTCACCCAGCCTGGTCTGCTGTCTTTGTGGTCTACACCTTTCTCCTGGGTTTCCTCCTTCCTGTCCTAGCCATTGGCCTCTGTTATCTGCTTATTGTGGGCAAGATGCGAGCAGTGGCCCTCAGGGCTGGTTGGCAGCAGAGACGCCGTTCAGAAAAGAAGATCACCAGGTTGGTGCTCATGGTGGTAGCTGTCTTTGTGCTTTGCTGGATGCCTTTCTATGTGGTACAGCTGCTGAACCTCTTTATGCCTAGCCTGGATGCCACTGCTAACCACGTGTCACTCATCCTCAGTTATGCCAACAGCTGTGCAAATCCTATTCTATATGGCTTCCTCTCAGATAACTTCCGGCGTTCTTTCCAGAGAGTGCTCTGCCTTCGTTGTTGTCTCCTGGATGCTGCTTCTGCTGCTGAGGAAGAACCATTGGACTACTATGCTACAGCCCTCAAGAGCAAAGGGGGTGGGTGCATGTGCCCAGCTCTGCCCTGCCAGCAGGAGCCTGTGCATCCAGAGCCCTGTGGCAAGCACATCACCCTTACCAGGACCACCACCTTCTAA
- the THBD gene encoding thrombomodulin, which produces MPPFLLPLLSILTMAELGLPASPALQPGGSQCIEDDCYAVFWSPEQFTGANLVCQQFGGHLMTVRSSVAADVISLLAQGASETSLPNSRLWIGLELEQNCSHEQKGQLRGFRWVTGDNSTSYSKWKHSGRGALCGHQCVAVSEDSASGSVELVWEEHSCDLATEGFLCEYNYPGSCKPLNLEPSIGANVTYSTPFGGKGADFQALPLNSHALVVPLGLDLVCKKVEETPRWSQESLGPWDCRVENGGCSQICREDRGNPECLCSQGTLSKSDLRSCLAEGDLCNPGRCEQYCHLSSEAPGGYTCMCDSGYYLDEDGHSCIDVDDCALDPNPCPQKCVNTLGAFKCECNPGFELLDSECVELLDPCFGNQCQHKCLPLEGSAYRCICEEGFVPIPDQPDRCMLFCNTSECRALCNPYNPDDCKCPDGYILDEHQMCSDIDDCAAGECPGGECINLPGSFQCICGPLYTLSRTRQECIPVEIDSHDEGSGTIPSTEASGPTTSSPVAEPIHSVVLIGIAVSILSIVTVLLATICHLRKKQCAARATLDYKCAGPTKEEVLQQVRTESVPQKL; this is translated from the coding sequence ATGCCGCCTTTCCTGCTCCCTCTCCTCTCTATTCTGACTATGGCGGAGCTGGGGCTCCCAGCCTCCCCAGCTCTGCAGCCTGGAGGCAGCCAGTGCATTGAGGACGACTGCTATGCTGTCTTCTGGAGTCCGGAGCAGTTTACTGGGGCGAACCTGGTCTGCCAGCAGTTCGGGGGCCACTTGATGACTGTGCGCTCCTCAGTGGCCGCGGATGTCATCTCTCTGCTTGCTCAGGGGGCCTCAGAAACCTCACTCCCTAACAGTCGCCTTTGGATCGGGCTAGAGCTTGAGCAGAACTGCAGCCACGAACAGAAGGGCCAGCTGCGTGGGTTCAGGTGGGTCACAGGCGATAACAGCACCAGCTACAGTAAGTGGAAGCACAGTGGCCGTGGCGCCCTCTGCGGTCACCAGTGTGTTGCGGTCTCTGAGGATTCTGCTTCTGGCTCCGTGGAACTGGTCTGGGAGGAGCATTCCTGTGACTTGGCCACGGAGGGCTTTCTCTGCGAGTATAACTACCCCGGATCTTGCAAACCCCTCAACCTGGAGCCCAGTATCGGGGCCAATGTCACCTACAGTACCCCTTTCGGGGGAAAGGGAGCTGACTTCCAGGCGCTGCCCCTCAACAGCCACGCCTTGGTAGTGCCTCTTGGTTTGGATCTTGTATGTAAGAAGGTGGAGGAGACTCCTCGCTGGAGCCAGGAGAGCTTGGGACCCTGGGACTGCCGGGTGGAGAATGGAGGCTGCTCACAGATTTGCAGAGAGGACAGAGGGAACCCTGAGTGCCTTTGCTCACAGGGGACTCTTTCAAAGTCCGACCTGCGCTCTTGTCTGGCTGAGGGCGACTTGTGCAACCCTGGGCGTTGTGAGCAGTATTGCCATCTCAGCTCAGAAGCTCCAGGAGGCTACACTTGCATGTGTGACTCGGGTTACTACCTGGACGAGGACGGTCATAGTTGCATAGACGTCGACGACTGCGCACTGGACCCCAATCCTTGCCCGCAGAAGTGCGTTAACACGCTGGGAGCCTTCAAGTGCGAGTGTAACCCGGGCTTCGAGCTGCTGGACAGCGAGTGTGTGGAACTGCTGGACCCTTGCTTCGGGAACCAGTGCCAACATAAGTGTTTACCTTTGGAGGGGAGCGCCTATCGCTGTATCTGCGAAGAGGGTTTCGTGCCCATTCCAGACCAGCCTGACAGGTGCATGTTGTTCTGCAACACCAGTGAGTGCCGGGCCTTATGCAATCCCTACAATCCGGACGACTGCAAGTGCCCGGACGGCTACATTTTGGATGAACATCAGATGTGCAGTGACATAGATGATTGTGCAGCAGGGGAATGCCCTGGGGGTGAATGTATCAACCTTCCTGGCAGCTTTCAATGCATCTGCGGGCCACTATACACACTCAGTAGGACAAGGCAGGAGTGTATTCCTGTAGAAATTGACTCCCATGATGAGGGTTCAGGAACAATCCCATCCACTGAGGCTTCAGGTCCCACAACTTCCTCACCCGTGGCAGAACCTATCCATTCAGTCGTGCTCATTGGCATCGCCGTCAGCATCTTATCCATTGTCACGGTGCTTCTTGCCACCATCTGCCACTTAAGGAAAAAGCAGTGTGCTGCCCGGGCTACGCTGGATTACAAATGCGCAGGCCCCACCAAAGAAGAGGTCTTGCAGCAGGTGCGCACGGAGTCAGTCCCTCAGAAACTCTGA